A section of the Vescimonas fastidiosa genome encodes:
- a CDS encoding DUF4430 domain-containing protein produces MKKHSGLYSAVSILLVIVLVAGISLSLLSSGRTRPENPISTQPDRLQAESLQGSGSTGGQSSGKDNTENTDTAQDPSEPQKPDEPQKPDEPQKPDEPQKPDDTQKPDDTKPDPSGPTDPTDNPGKGDQGGSKSDDNKGGSEDSGDHGDGTGGDDGDHGGSGGDHGSGGEEDDTPRIYTTLKTQQLTKAELPDSKLTFVAYPLGKGDLHIRVRLKNETNSGNGLLLTSQNNQDYEAQLDFNADNLFVLSLYDGETFLGLVQYRVGYYANLADDTHPTVGDYPPSIVTNLDGASLDMSSQTFPLTVIARANAELGAGVIYSNQIRVTLDGKTVEKSYGDSQPTYELYFDPPQSGDEETHIVRVLAWDGNGNSTMKVYTVTYHQISEGDPAGSVDVVLDATTIGLGILDTGTLDIVEGETAASVLLRFLQERGYEPDYQGSTTMNFYLRRISRGDIAYRANVPEHLWELILRDGITTNDNYDRDSIGEFDYTQGSGWMYSINGTLYEGTGMSGYKVRNGITIYVRFTLSYGKDIGGYDSTGGGYGSLSSYCGLWINGSYQALGHDFVETDRLEPTETEDGYIHYCCSKCHEEKTDILPATGGGTEPIEPAPTEPVPTELTPTEPSDPVVTDSTEPSPTDPSDPTPTEPTFE; encoded by the coding sequence ATGAAAAAACATAGCGGCCTATATAGCGCCGTGAGTATTTTGCTGGTCATTGTGCTGGTGGCAGGGATCAGCCTCTCACTTCTTTCCTCCGGTCGGACAAGGCCGGAGAATCCCATCAGCACTCAGCCGGATCGGCTCCAGGCAGAGTCGCTGCAAGGCTCCGGCAGCACCGGCGGACAAAGCTCCGGCAAGGATAATACAGAGAATACGGATACTGCCCAGGACCCATCAGAGCCGCAGAAGCCCGACGAGCCGCAGAAGCCCGACGAGCCGCAGAAACCTGATGAGCCACAGAAGCCGGATGACACGCAGAAACCCGATGACACCAAGCCGGATCCATCGGGCCCCACAGACCCCACGGATAACCCCGGCAAGGGCGACCAGGGCGGCTCCAAGTCAGACGATAACAAAGGCGGCTCCGAGGATTCCGGTGACCATGGTGATGGCACCGGCGGAGACGATGGGGACCACGGCGGCAGCGGAGGTGACCACGGCAGCGGCGGTGAGGAGGATGATACCCCCCGCATTTATACGACACTGAAAACCCAGCAGCTTACCAAGGCAGAGCTGCCCGACAGCAAGCTGACCTTTGTGGCCTATCCCCTGGGTAAGGGCGATCTGCATATCCGTGTCCGGCTGAAAAATGAGACCAATTCCGGAAACGGATTGCTGCTTACTTCTCAGAATAACCAGGACTACGAGGCACAGCTGGATTTCAACGCAGATAACCTCTTTGTGCTGTCTCTTTATGATGGGGAGACCTTTTTGGGACTTGTTCAGTACCGGGTGGGCTATTACGCGAATCTTGCGGACGATACCCACCCGACGGTGGGGGACTATCCACCCTCCATCGTTACCAATCTGGACGGGGCCAGCCTGGACATGAGCTCCCAAACCTTCCCCTTGACGGTGATTGCCCGTGCCAACGCAGAGCTGGGAGCCGGTGTGATCTATTCCAATCAAATTCGGGTCACGCTGGACGGCAAAACTGTGGAAAAGAGCTACGGCGATTCTCAACCCACCTACGAGTTGTATTTCGATCCCCCTCAGTCGGGCGATGAAGAAACCCACATTGTCCGGGTGCTGGCCTGGGATGGTAACGGAAACTCCACCATGAAGGTCTACACCGTCACCTATCACCAGATCAGTGAGGGCGACCCGGCAGGCTCGGTGGATGTGGTGCTGGATGCGACCACCATCGGCCTGGGCATTCTGGATACCGGTACGCTGGACATCGTGGAGGGCGAAACGGCGGCATCCGTGCTGCTGCGCTTCCTGCAGGAGCGCGGTTATGAGCCGGATTACCAGGGGTCCACCACTATGAACTTCTATCTGCGCCGGATTAGCCGGGGCGACATTGCCTACCGTGCCAATGTCCCGGAGCATCTTTGGGAGCTGATCCTGCGGGACGGCATCACCACCAATGACAACTATGACCGGGACAGCATCGGGGAGTTTGACTATACCCAAGGCTCGGGCTGGATGTACTCCATCAACGGCACCCTGTATGAGGGTACCGGCATGAGTGGCTACAAGGTCCGCAACGGCATTACCATTTATGTGCGCTTCACCCTGTCCTACGGCAAGGACATCGGCGGCTACGATTCCACCGGAGGCGGCTACGGTTCACTGAGCAGCTACTGCGGCCTGTGGATCAACGGCAGCTACCAAGCCCTGGGCCACGACTTCGTGGAGACGGACCGTTTGGAACCCACCGAAACAGAGGATGGTTACATCCACTACTGCTGCTCCAAGTGCCATGAGGAGAAAACAGATATTCTCCCGGCCACCGGCGGCGGAACGGAGCCAATAGAGCCTGCCCCTACGGAGCCGGTCCCCACGGAACTGACGCCCACGGAACCCAGCGACCCGGTCGTTACGGACTCCACCGAACCAAGTCCCACGGACCCCAGTGACCCTACGCCCACAGAGCCAACTTTCGAATAG
- a CDS encoding terpene cyclase/mutase family protein, which yields MKRATRILAALLCVLLLLPTVVFAQAQPSLEKQIAQSAEGMSALGGKKGELLKDRELFPAGDSVCDWLAIAMALSGTRESYSDYLAELKAHVEDAYAKNGCLDRNKATEYHRISLTVLALGGNPTNFGTKPDGSAIDLIAEGTYNYAGDPGAQGLNGWIWALLALDAEDTEVPDDARYSREDMVNAIAVAQEPDGGFGLIPGKSDVDITAMAVQALAPYRNQLETEIDAALTYLSGQLTDTCGYIAYGDENAESTAQVILALCALGIDPETDSRFIKDEHTLLTELSQFREADGTYRHVLEGAGDGLATAQSVLALVAVQRVRSGQPWVLHFDGTQAPREAFGTNGIIICAVIGAVVVIAAGAIYIIGRKRKKA from the coding sequence ATGAAAAGAGCAACACGAATATTAGCGGCACTTCTTTGTGTGCTGCTTCTGCTCCCAACGGTGGTCTTTGCGCAAGCGCAGCCTTCTTTGGAAAAACAGATCGCACAGAGTGCGGAGGGAATGTCCGCTCTGGGCGGCAAGAAGGGTGAATTGCTGAAAGACCGGGAACTGTTTCCTGCAGGCGATTCCGTCTGCGATTGGTTGGCCATAGCTATGGCGCTGTCCGGCACAAGGGAGAGCTATTCCGACTATTTGGCGGAACTGAAGGCCCATGTGGAGGACGCATACGCCAAAAACGGATGCCTGGACCGCAACAAGGCCACGGAATACCACCGGATTTCTTTAACGGTGCTGGCACTGGGGGGCAACCCCACCAACTTCGGCACGAAGCCCGACGGCTCGGCCATTGACCTGATCGCAGAGGGTACTTATAACTACGCCGGTGATCCGGGCGCTCAGGGCTTAAATGGCTGGATATGGGCGCTGCTGGCTCTGGATGCCGAGGATACGGAGGTCCCGGACGATGCACGGTATTCCAGAGAGGACATGGTAAATGCCATTGCCGTTGCCCAGGAGCCGGACGGCGGCTTTGGCCTGATCCCCGGAAAATCGGATGTGGACATCACCGCTATGGCGGTGCAGGCACTGGCCCCCTATCGGAACCAGCTGGAGACCGAGATCGACGCAGCGCTTACTTATCTTTCCGGCCAGCTGACGGACACCTGCGGGTATATCGCCTACGGCGATGAGAACGCGGAAAGCACAGCCCAGGTCATCCTGGCCCTGTGCGCCCTGGGCATTGACCCGGAGACGGATAGCCGTTTTATCAAGGACGAGCACACCCTGCTGACGGAGCTTTCCCAGTTCCGGGAAGCGGACGGCACCTACCGCCATGTGCTGGAGGGGGCCGGCGACGGCCTGGCAACGGCCCAATCCGTCCTGGCCTTAGTGGCTGTGCAGCGTGTGCGGTCCGGGCAGCCGTGGGTGCTGCATTTTGACGGCACTCAAGCGCCCCGTGAGGCATTCGGCACAAATGGAATCATCATCTGCGCCGTGATCGGTGCGGTAGTCGTAATCGCCGCCGGTGCGATCTACATCATCGGCAGAAAGAGGAAAAAGGCATGA
- a CDS encoding AAA family ATPase has translation MNKLTDQIQAEVNKVVLGKEDIVRKVLLAILAQGHVLLEDVPGVGKTTLAKAFSKTLGLDSKRVQFTSDTLPSDIIGFSVFDKADGKLKYQSGAIMTNLLLADEINRTSSKTQSALLEAMEELQVTVDGVTRPLPKPFIVLATENPVGSAGTQMLPASQLDRFMLQLSMGYPNRASTAALLKDRHHVDPLSACQTVTSPAELEKLIAEVSNIHVADRIYDYIAELVDLTRSNAYVTLGVSPRGALAVTRAAKANAYLEGRDYVIPDDVCAVFPDVCVHRLILNSKARLQDYTAALILQNVLTSVQKPDVREFSSK, from the coding sequence ATGAACAAGCTGACAGATCAAATTCAGGCAGAGGTCAACAAGGTCGTTTTGGGCAAGGAGGACATCGTCCGCAAGGTGCTGCTGGCCATCCTGGCACAGGGCCATGTGCTGCTGGAGGATGTCCCCGGCGTGGGCAAGACGACGCTGGCCAAGGCATTTTCCAAAACGCTAGGTCTGGACTCCAAGCGTGTCCAGTTCACCTCCGACACCCTGCCATCGGATATTATCGGGTTTTCCGTATTCGATAAGGCAGACGGCAAGCTGAAATATCAGTCCGGAGCCATTATGACCAATCTGCTGCTGGCGGACGAGATCAACCGTACCTCCAGCAAGACCCAATCCGCTCTGCTGGAGGCTATGGAGGAGTTGCAGGTCACCGTGGACGGCGTGACCCGGCCCCTGCCGAAGCCCTTTATCGTGCTGGCAACGGAAAACCCGGTGGGTTCTGCGGGTACGCAGATGCTGCCCGCATCCCAGCTGGACCGTTTTATGCTCCAACTGAGCATGGGCTATCCCAATCGGGCCAGCACGGCGGCACTGCTGAAGGATCGCCATCATGTGGACCCGCTCTCTGCCTGCCAGACAGTGACTTCCCCTGCCGAGCTGGAAAAGCTCATTGCAGAGGTCAGCAATATCCATGTGGCAGACCGAATTTATGACTATATTGCAGAGCTGGTGGATCTGACCCGCTCCAACGCCTATGTGACCCTGGGTGTCAGTCCCCGTGGCGCTTTGGCTGTGACCCGTGCGGCCAAGGCCAACGCCTACTTAGAGGGCCGGGACTATGTGATCCCTGACGATGTGTGCGCCGTGTTCCCGGATGTGTGCGTCCACCGTCTGATCCTCAACTCCAAGGCGCGGCTCCAGGACTATACAGCGGCACTGATCCTGCAAAATGTACTTACCTCCGTCCAGAAGCCGGATGTCCGGGAATTTTCCAGCAAATGA
- a CDS encoding DUF58 domain-containing protein, with product MRKTILGSALCYLILLLALAALLLTSGSFWALAGLCLLLLLPLASWAVNFYVRRHLQADILTPATAAKRTAVSCRVRIRNGAFLPVMRYGCQVSIRNDLTEEDQTVTLTGSIGAKGESSQTILLQSSFCGRVYVQISRFTLLDYLGLLPMKALVKADARLTILPDLYPMEADMTARPAYADDGTSNRRGEDRSEVYQLREYRPGDDIRQIHWKLSSKLDELILKEASQPESRSLLVFWDKRPGGNPQQMDALAEVVSSAGMALLQSGVPYTLCWTDRDDLQVQDISEENQLLQAIPSLVKTRGSAECRLPKTDGYSRILCFGTAPEEQLLTDGRVHFILCTEEQYPGATTFAPQNYSEAMQRLEV from the coding sequence ATGAGAAAAACGATCTTAGGCAGCGCCCTGTGTTATCTGATCCTGCTGCTGGCGTTGGCGGCGCTGCTTCTTACAAGCGGCTCCTTCTGGGCGCTGGCCGGACTCTGCTTGCTGCTCCTGCTGCCCCTGGCCTCCTGGGCGGTCAATTTCTATGTTCGCAGGCACCTGCAGGCGGACATTCTGACCCCGGCCACAGCGGCAAAACGCACGGCAGTCAGCTGTCGGGTGCGTATCCGCAACGGAGCGTTTCTGCCCGTAATGCGCTATGGCTGTCAGGTCTCTATCCGCAATGATCTCACTGAGGAAGACCAGACAGTGACGCTGACCGGCAGCATCGGAGCCAAGGGCGAAAGCAGCCAAACCATCCTGCTGCAAAGCAGCTTCTGCGGCAGAGTGTATGTGCAGATCAGCCGGTTTACCCTGCTGGACTATCTGGGCCTGCTTCCCATGAAGGCCCTCGTGAAAGCGGATGCCCGTCTGACCATCCTCCCGGACCTGTATCCAATGGAGGCGGACATGACCGCCCGACCGGCCTATGCCGACGACGGCACTTCCAATCGACGGGGTGAGGACCGCAGCGAGGTGTACCAGCTCCGGGAGTATCGCCCCGGCGATGATATCCGGCAAATTCACTGGAAGCTGTCCTCCAAGTTAGATGAGCTGATTCTGAAAGAGGCCAGCCAGCCGGAGAGCCGTTCCCTTTTGGTATTCTGGGATAAGCGTCCCGGCGGTAACCCCCAGCAGATGGACGCACTGGCGGAGGTCGTGTCCTCCGCAGGCATGGCACTGCTGCAAAGTGGTGTACCCTATACCCTGTGCTGGACGGACCGGGACGATCTGCAGGTCCAGGACATTTCAGAGGAAAACCAGCTTTTGCAGGCCATCCCGTCTCTGGTAAAAACCAGGGGCAGCGCTGAGTGCCGCCTGCCCAAAACTGACGGTTACAGCCGAATTCTCTGTTTCGGCACAGCGCCGGAAGAACAGCTGCTCACGGACGGACGGGTGCATTTCATCCTCTGTACCGAAGAACAGTACCCCGGTGCGACCACCTTTGCCCCGCAGAATTATTCCGAGGCCATGCAGCGACTGGAGGTTTAA
- a CDS encoding transglutaminase-like domain-containing protein, with translation MRKNENGLQWIVTETAQKKLHFPWGAWVVCAVLTVGFCLLLTAAFPSVPYPWWAMTAAAILVQAALLIVYQTRIGNWLVPAGIGVLLLLSLALNKFVLPGFGTLANDFLTLLTKKTGKIYLDLAAADAQFLPLAVTVLLLAVSLLLSRSAWSGRMLLALPILLPCYAALLLGLFPIGIGGGLLIIGTVLLMVQHTAEGEALAGVPAQLILPVLCAALCLLMGLSCQDKLNTDMVETMQTQLHQRHYDSDTNSMPEGNLKNLPAWNKSDTPALEVTMEQPEKVYLRGQVYDTYTGTGWKAADTEETAQYEDLFYWLHEAGFYGQSQIALADGYTETATPLSMTIRNLSACSAHGYYPYAVYGSETLAADRIGDTNLPPAESLYYLKGSVPDWYQIQRNLSTAQGRENIETYLSKEQAYADYLRAVDLQMTQDSWAVLQRQLKLDTQTRTISDIRTIIFDYLREAMTYDATARTMNGSGDFLQYTLERSGHGYSVHYATAAVLMLRYMGVPARYVEGYYLSAEDAARYKAGETITLTEENAHAWAEYYVSGVGFVPFEVTPGYIDDEELSLGGDSPDENTYENNTQQFVEVEQPEEINEHKQDRFTFSLNAHYLLLLPLLLILLLAGCIFHRRRVFRKKMAAIDAANDREAIAMRYGYAVCLLRHSTVQFPEDAAEAAELNQKALFSTQEMTPEQRKQVDSFAVRVLDACKGSWTTWEKIRYRLWNCLY, from the coding sequence ATGCGAAAAAATGAAAACGGACTCCAGTGGATTGTCACCGAAACGGCACAGAAAAAGCTGCACTTTCCCTGGGGTGCTTGGGTGGTCTGTGCCGTTCTGACGGTGGGCTTCTGCTTGCTTTTAACCGCTGCATTTCCCTCTGTTCCCTACCCATGGTGGGCCATGACAGCAGCTGCGATTTTGGTGCAGGCGGCGTTGCTGATAGTATACCAAACCAGAATCGGGAACTGGCTCGTTCCAGCGGGCATCGGCGTGTTGCTTCTTCTGAGCTTGGCACTGAACAAATTTGTCCTACCCGGTTTTGGAACACTGGCAAATGATTTCCTGACCCTGCTGACGAAAAAGACCGGGAAGATCTACCTGGACCTTGCGGCAGCGGATGCCCAATTTCTGCCTCTGGCGGTAACGGTTCTGCTACTGGCGGTGTCGCTGCTTCTCAGCCGTAGCGCATGGAGCGGACGGATGCTGCTGGCCTTGCCGATTCTGCTGCCCTGCTATGCAGCCCTGTTGCTGGGCTTGTTTCCCATAGGCATCGGCGGTGGGCTGCTGATTATTGGCACGGTGCTGCTGATGGTGCAGCACACGGCAGAGGGAGAAGCCCTTGCAGGCGTTCCGGCGCAGCTGATCTTGCCGGTCCTGTGTGCAGCGCTGTGTCTGCTGATGGGCCTGTCCTGCCAAGACAAGCTGAATACAGACATGGTCGAGACGATGCAAACCCAGCTTCACCAGCGGCACTACGACAGCGATACCAATTCCATGCCGGAAGGAAACCTCAAGAACTTACCCGCCTGGAATAAAAGCGACACCCCGGCGCTGGAAGTCACAATGGAGCAGCCGGAAAAGGTGTATCTGCGTGGGCAGGTCTACGACACCTACACCGGCACCGGCTGGAAAGCAGCCGATACCGAAGAAACTGCCCAATATGAGGACCTTTTCTATTGGCTCCATGAGGCGGGTTTCTACGGCCAGAGTCAAATTGCACTGGCGGATGGCTATACGGAGACGGCCACACCGTTGTCCATGACTATACGAAATCTCTCCGCCTGTTCCGCCCACGGCTACTACCCCTACGCCGTCTACGGCAGCGAAACGCTGGCAGCGGACCGCATCGGGGACACGAATCTGCCCCCGGCAGAGAGCCTGTATTATCTGAAAGGCAGCGTCCCGGACTGGTATCAGATCCAGCGGAACCTCTCCACAGCCCAGGGCCGGGAAAACATCGAGACCTATCTATCCAAGGAGCAGGCCTATGCCGACTATCTCCGGGCCGTGGACCTGCAAATGACCCAGGATAGCTGGGCCGTCCTCCAGCGGCAATTGAAGCTGGACACCCAGACCCGGACCATCAGCGACATCCGCACCATCATCTTTGACTATCTACGGGAAGCCATGACCTACGATGCGACTGCCCGGACCATGAACGGCAGCGGCGACTTCCTGCAATATACGCTGGAGCGCAGCGGACACGGCTACAGCGTCCATTACGCCACGGCAGCGGTGCTGATGCTGCGCTACATGGGCGTTCCGGCCCGCTATGTGGAGGGATATTACCTCTCGGCAGAGGATGCCGCCCGCTACAAGGCCGGTGAGACCATTACCCTGACGGAAGAAAACGCCCACGCCTGGGCGGAATACTATGTCAGCGGTGTCGGCTTTGTGCCGTTCGAGGTGACTCCCGGCTACATAGACGACGAGGAACTGTCCCTGGGCGGCGACAGCCCTGATGAGAATACCTATGAGAACAACACCCAGCAATTTGTAGAGGTGGAGCAGCCAGAGGAGATCAACGAGCACAAGCAGGACCGATTTACCTTCTCACTGAATGCCCACTACCTACTGCTTCTTCCCTTGCTGCTGATCCTGCTGCTGGCCGGGTGCATTTTCCATCGCCGCAGGGTGTTTCGGAAGAAGATGGCCGCTATCGACGCCGCAAACGACCGGGAGGCCATTGCCATGCGCTATGGCTATGCCGTTTGCCTGCTGCGCCACAGTACGGTGCAGTTCCCGGAGGATGCTGCGGAGGCCGCAGAACTGAATCAAAAGGCGCTGTTCAGCACCCAGGAGATGACCCCGGAGCAGCGCAAGCAGGTTGACTCATTTGCCGTGCGTGTACTGGATGCCTGCAAGGGCAGCTGGACAACCTGGGAGAAAATACGGTACCGGCTATGGAACTGCCTGTATTGA